Genomic DNA from Haloplanus sp. HW8-1:
TGCATGGGCTACTCCGCCCGCCGACAGAACGTCGCCTGCCTCCTGACGGCGATGGAGGAGGCCCTCGAAGCCCAGAACTTCGACGTGGACGAGCCCACGGTCGAAGCGTAGCGGGCTACTCCCCTACGATTTCTGCCGCCGAGTCGTCCAGTTCGACCGCCGTTCCGCGGTGTCGACACTCCTCCAACGCGTGTTTCGCGGCCATTCCGGCCTCGTGGGCGGTCACCCCGCGGCCGACGCCGACCTTGAGGTCGACGCCGACGGTCTCCTCCACGTGGTCGATGGCGTCACGGTAGGCGTCCGTGCCCAGTCCGGGCGTGACGGCGATGATGTTGTCTCCACCGACGAAAAAGGAGAGCCCGCCGTATTCTTCACGGAGGTAACGCATCAGCGCCGCGTAGCCCTGCTCGATCTGGATGAAGGAGTCGAACTCGTTGAGGCGGTCGGTGTACTTCTCGGTCGCGTCGTTCACGTCGAAGTGAGCGATGGAGACGTCGTCGCTCCCGTCGGAGATGGGCGTCCCGACGAGTACCTCGCGTCGGTCGCCGTCCTGGGCGCTACCGGCCCGCTGGAGGCCCTCGGTCGCCTCCTCGAGGGCGACCGCCGGGTTCGTGTCGACGCCG
This window encodes:
- a CDS encoding GTP cyclohydrolase IIa, which translates into the protein MTNTQLTLVQIDNYGPWTVTPEPRREMDLQTLQSRLFADIAQFVGYRGGYAFFTRFDNMVAVTNGLDADDHRLLQESMGNRYPVTVSLGIGVDTNPAVALEEATEGLQRAGSAQDGDRREVLVGTPISDGSDDVSIAHFDVNDATEKYTDRLNEFDSFIQIEQGYAALMRYLREEYGGLSFFVGGDNIIAVTPGLGTDAYRDAIDHVEETVGVDLKVGVGRGVTAHEAGMAAKHALEECRHRGTAVELDDSAAEIVGE